The genomic region ACGCTCCAATCAGCCCTAAATCAAGGGGATTTTAAAGATGAAAGCAGCGCGATTTTACAAGCTTTCCCTGATTTGGTGAGCTATATTGAAGGCAGTAAGGATTTGCACAAACTCACCACGAGCGACGATTTAAAGTTTTTTACGCCTTTTTTTAACCCAGCAAAAGACACTTTTATAGGCATGGGCTTTGATACGCATGCGTTTGTTAAAAATAAGCCTATGGTTTTAGGGGGAGTTGTTTTGGATTGCGAGTTTGGGTTAAAGGCTCACAGCGATGGCGATGCTTTGTTGCATGCAGTTATTGATGCGATTTTAGGAGCGATTAAAGGGGGGATATTGGCGAATGGTTCCCTGATAATGACCCCAAATACAAAAACGCCTCTTCTAAAGAGCTTTTAAAAATCGTGTTGGATTTTTCTCAAAGCATTGGGTTTGAATTGTTTGAAATGGGGGCGACTATCTTTAGCGAAATCCCTAAAATCACTCCTTACAAACCGGCGATTTTAGAGAATTTGAGCCAACTTTTAGGTTTAGAAAAATCTCAAATCAGCTTGAAAGCCACCACAATGGAAAAAATGGGGTTCATTGGCCAACAAGAAGGGCTGTTAGTCCAAGCGCATGTGAGCATGCGTTATAAACAAAAACTTTAAATGTGATAAAATGTGATAAAAGGGAGAATTGATGAAAATCTTAATCATTGAAGACGATTTAGCGCTAGCTAGGAGTATTTCGCATAATTTGCATGATTTAGGGCATTTTTGCGAGATCATCTCTAGCATTTCAGAAGAAAATAAAGAGCCTTATGATGTGATTTTGGTTTCTTCTAAAGTTTGCACTCAAGGGCGTTGCGAACACTTTGTGCGTTATAATTCCAAGCAAATCATTATCATGATGGCTTCGCATGTCAATGAAGATGGCGTGAATAAACCCATTCAAGCGGGAGCGAGAGATTATATTCTAAAACCTTTTAAAATGGATGAATTGTTGCGTAAGATCCAATACCACAAAGCCTACCAAGAAATGACCGCTCGCCTAGGATTTTATGAAAATTACTTAGACTTTATCCATGCGGAATTGCCCTTGCCTAAAGATTTTTCTTACCGGCCGCCCTTTATCATCCACACGCCCTCTCAAGAGCTTGCGAACGCTTATTTATTGCAATACGCTAAAGAAAGGCAAATGGATTTTTCTTTTTTCTCTCTAAAAGATACCACTTGGAAAGAACTATACAAGAATAAAGACAAATTAGAACGCCCTTTTTACATCATGCATTTAGAAGAGCTTAAAAAAGATGAACAATTGAAATTGTTAGAATTGGCCCGTTCATGCCCTATTGTTTTGTCCTATACCCATAAAGAACCCCTAGAATTCCCTAAAATTGTGAGCATTGAATGCGGCAATAGACCCCTATCTTTGTTTAGCGATAACACGACTTTCCTTTCCATTCAAGAATATGAAAAAGAAGCGATCAGGCATTTTTCTTCTACTTGCACCGATACAGAATTAGCCAACAAGCTTGGCATTAGCCGCAAAAGCCTTTGGGAAAAACGCCGGAAATATAACTTACCGCGCAAATAACAGAAAATCCTTAAGCCCTGTTTTTTGTGGGGCGTTGATCATAAAATGCAAGAATGCCAAAAGCGTTTTTACAATCAAAAGAGCTAAAACAAGCGGTGATCTCTTAAAATTTAGCGTATTGAATGAGAATAGAGTTAATTATTATTAAAATAACTTATTATTTGCTATATATTTACTATAATAGTTTAACTTTTAAAAAAATGAAATTCAACTTAAGGATTAACCATTAGACAAGCGTTTAACAAAACAAGATTCATGCATCCAAGAACTCTTTTACTAGACATTGATTGCGTTATCCCTAATATTGTTAGGCGTTTGCTCTCTAATAAAACGCTCCCTAAAAGATTCGCCGCTTAC from Helicobacter pylori harbors:
- a CDS encoding response regulator, with the translated sequence MKILIIEDDLALARSISHNLHDLGHFCEIISSISEENKEPYDVILVSSKVCTQGRCEHFVRYNSKQIIIMMASHVNEDGVNKPIQAGARDYILKPFKMDELLRKIQYHKAYQEMTARLGFYENYLDFIHAELPLPKDFSYRPPFIIHTPSQELANAYLLQYAKERQMDFSFFSLKDTTWKELYKNKDKLERPFYIMHLEELKKDEQLKLLELARSCPIVLSYTHKEPLEFPKIVSIECGNRPLSLFSDNTTFLSIQEYEKEAIRHFSSTCTDTELANKLGISRKSLWEKRRKYNLPRK